A portion of the Shewanella sp. SNU WT4 genome contains these proteins:
- a CDS encoding IS66 family transposase gives MKTLPHELPDDPAQLKQMLLELQQALAEKEALIAEQSAQIHELLAQYNARLAREFAKKSEKLPGAGEVFNEVEAELATMPVDIDDANKYCDCCQDPLHQMGQSESETLEFVPAHINVIKTLRPKYACRQCEQQGIETVIKNAPMPATPIPKSMATPILLSHIITCKYQFGLPLYRQETLFAEIGVALNRKTMSSWMVRCADLLEPLYQRLKVSLLEQDIIHADETPLKVLKADKLTSYMWLYCCGDDSPKGNTNIVLYDYHNSRAGQCAVDFLEGFSGFLQMDCYQAYAQTDATLVACLAHIRRKFIEAKGNNKKAGKADVALNLIGKLYGIEQQIKGKSAGEKYVIRQQKSKIIINELHQWLLQRQDKIPPKMALGKAIQYGLNQFEKFRRYLDDGRLSIDNNRAERAIKPFVIGRKAWLFSNTPRGARASAILYSLIETAKTNDLIVHEYIAKCLQSLACNPSEVDSLLPWNIKQR, from the coding sequence ATGAAAACCTTACCTCATGAATTACCTGACGACCCCGCACAACTCAAGCAAATGCTGCTTGAGTTGCAGCAAGCATTGGCAGAAAAAGAAGCCCTGATTGCTGAGCAAAGTGCGCAAATCCATGAGTTATTAGCCCAATACAACGCGAGGTTGGCGAGAGAGTTTGCCAAAAAATCAGAAAAGCTGCCAGGCGCGGGAGAAGTCTTTAATGAGGTTGAAGCCGAGTTAGCTACAATGCCAGTCGATATTGATGATGCCAACAAATACTGCGACTGTTGCCAAGACCCATTACATCAAATGGGGCAAAGTGAAAGTGAAACACTGGAATTCGTTCCCGCCCACATTAACGTCATTAAAACCCTTCGGCCAAAATATGCTTGCCGCCAATGTGAGCAGCAAGGTATCGAAACGGTAATTAAAAACGCTCCGATGCCAGCGACGCCTATCCCCAAAAGTATGGCCACGCCGATTTTACTCAGCCATATCATCACCTGTAAGTATCAGTTTGGACTGCCTTTATATCGTCAAGAAACCTTGTTTGCGGAAATAGGTGTTGCGCTCAATCGTAAGACCATGTCGAGTTGGATGGTACGTTGCGCCGATTTGCTTGAGCCTTTGTATCAAAGGCTGAAAGTCAGTTTACTGGAGCAAGACATTATCCATGCTGATGAGACCCCGCTTAAGGTATTGAAAGCAGATAAACTGACTAGCTACATGTGGCTATACTGCTGCGGTGACGATTCCCCCAAGGGCAACACCAACATTGTGCTATATGACTATCATAACAGCCGTGCAGGCCAATGTGCCGTTGACTTTCTTGAGGGATTCTCAGGTTTTCTGCAAATGGACTGCTATCAAGCGTATGCTCAAACTGATGCAACACTGGTCGCGTGTTTGGCGCATATTCGTCGAAAGTTTATCGAGGCTAAAGGGAATAATAAGAAAGCAGGCAAAGCAGATGTGGCACTGAACCTTATCGGTAAACTTTACGGTATTGAGCAACAAATTAAAGGTAAATCTGCTGGCGAGAAATATGTGATACGTCAGCAAAAATCCAAAATCATCATAAATGAACTTCATCAATGGCTGTTACAGCGTCAAGATAAAATCCCACCGAAAATGGCGTTGGGTAAAGCTATCCAATACGGACTGAATCAATTTGAAAAATTCAGGCGTTACTTAGATGACGGCCGCCTTAGCATAGATAACAATCGTGCTGAAAGAGCAATAAAACCCTTTGTGATAGGTCGCAAGGCGTGGCTATTTTCAAATACGCCACGGGGAGCCCGCGCCAGTGCAATTCTTTACAGTCTAATCGAAACCGCAAAAACCAACGACCTTATCGTGCACGAATATATTGCCAAGTGCTTGCAAAGTTTGGCATGCAATCCAAGTGAGGTTGATTCATTACTGCCGTGGAATATCAAACAAAGATAA
- a CDS encoding GNAT family N-acetyltransferase codes for MSWGKEFVEFSKSKHDRDSFDCGEQGLNTFIKIQAAKHMQAGISRTMVLPSAQPLLNKKFAICAFYSVAPSSISRETLPTQRVKKLPRYPIPVFLLAQLAVHKEFHGSGLGKVSLIRALKYLWEVNHHMRVYAIVVDCLTDSAQAFYTKFGFEVLCEHNGRIRMFLPMKTVEQLFNQ; via the coding sequence GTGAGTTGGGGCAAAGAGTTTGTAGAATTTAGTAAATCAAAGCATGACCGCGACTCATTTGACTGTGGTGAGCAAGGGCTAAACACATTTATTAAAATTCAAGCTGCAAAGCACATGCAAGCAGGTATTAGCCGAACAATGGTTTTACCTAGTGCTCAACCACTGCTAAATAAAAAATTCGCTATTTGTGCATTTTATAGTGTTGCACCAAGTTCAATCAGTCGAGAAACTTTGCCGACACAACGAGTAAAAAAACTTCCTAGGTATCCAATACCTGTTTTTCTTTTGGCTCAATTAGCTGTGCACAAAGAGTTTCATGGCTCTGGGCTCGGAAAAGTTAGTCTAATTCGCGCGCTGAAGTACTTGTGGGAAGTGAATCATCACATGAGGGTATACGCAATTGTTGTGGACTGTCTGACAGATTCCGCTCAAGCGTTCTATACGAAGTTCGGCTTTGAAGTGTTATGCGAACATAATGGGCGTATTCGTATGTTCTTACCAATGAAAACGGTAGAACAGCTTTTTAATCAATAG
- a CDS encoding J domain-containing protein has protein sequence MSLMNIINPSVPSKSCNRREKLGKLWQDFEKKQLRNKRYRTKLELFYHEFTSKLLEKEQLVCDASAKWVCHLLTFVPRKSIKGRQREVLLEWIEEELRIIESNPFNPINTNEIRNNLTSLLIAFQTTLPKQEIGQHELDAFREELESMLGFDLDIDNAQLYEFIDEPAKFQAFFERKLAEQYNKASDDDGTENAFEHDEDDDFIFQSTQPEQALSLELFGDKTMTKLYRQLANQFHPDKELDPSKRALKKELMQQLSQAKKSKDAVALLMLALEYLPEYKLEADPDMMKRIEAALQVKIDILNQDYQSMRSGNDIKSTIWQRFGSGSKASRAKELAHYGELLTIETTELLAKVTKIKTVQAIQKELNQRNQLGSFNDFFDLAMFNDEILDEFRHYK, from the coding sequence ATGTCATTAATGAACATTATCAATCCTTCGGTTCCAAGTAAATCATGTAACCGTAGGGAAAAACTAGGAAAATTGTGGCAAGACTTCGAAAAAAAACAATTAAGGAATAAACGATATCGAACCAAATTAGAGCTTTTTTACCACGAGTTCACCTCGAAATTACTTGAAAAAGAGCAGCTAGTATGTGATGCCTCAGCCAAATGGGTGTGTCATTTATTGACTTTTGTGCCGCGTAAATCTATTAAGGGTCGTCAAAGAGAGGTGTTGCTAGAATGGATCGAAGAAGAATTAAGAATTATTGAATCGAATCCGTTTAACCCTATCAATACTAACGAAATACGCAATAACTTAACTAGCTTGCTTATTGCTTTTCAAACCACGTTGCCTAAGCAAGAGATAGGTCAGCACGAGCTTGATGCTTTTCGTGAAGAGTTAGAATCTATGCTTGGCTTTGATTTAGATATAGACAATGCGCAGCTGTATGAATTTATTGATGAACCGGCGAAGTTTCAGGCATTTTTTGAGCGAAAATTGGCTGAGCAGTACAATAAAGCTTCTGATGATGACGGCACTGAGAATGCGTTTGAACATGATGAGGATGATGATTTTATCTTTCAATCTACTCAACCAGAGCAAGCATTAAGCCTTGAGCTATTTGGCGATAAAACCATGACCAAATTGTATCGACAATTGGCGAATCAATTTCATCCTGATAAAGAGCTTGATCCCTCTAAAAGGGCGCTGAAAAAAGAGTTGATGCAGCAACTGTCTCAAGCCAAGAAAAGCAAGGATGCTGTAGCCTTGCTGATGTTGGCTCTTGAATATCTGCCAGAGTATAAACTTGAGGCCGATCCCGATATGATGAAACGTATTGAGGCTGCTTTGCAGGTTAAAATTGATATATTAAACCAAGATTATCAATCAATGCGGAGTGGCAATGATATAAAAAGTACTATTTGGCAACGTTTTGGTAGTGGTTCAAAAGCGTCACGTGCTAAGGAGTTAGCACATTATGGTGAATTGCTTACGATTGAAACTACAGAGTTACTTGCAAAAGTCACTAAGATTAAAACAGTACAAGCGATACAAAAGGAATTGAACCAACGTAACCAACTGGGGAGTTTCAACGACTTTTTTGATCTTGCTATGTTTAATGACGAAATTCTTGATGAATTTCGGCACTACAAATAG
- the tnpB gene encoding IS66 family insertion sequence element accessory protein TnpB (TnpB, as the term is used for proteins encoded by IS66 family insertion elements, is considered an accessory protein, since TnpC, encoded by a neighboring gene, is a DDE family transposase.): MKMFIEPPAIYLHRDAVDFRKSIDGLVTIVEAELAHDAYTGALFVFCNKAKNKLKLLYWDKTGFALWYKRLEKQRFKWPCNVDHQAYCLTEQELSWLLSGFDVIGHESLHYQSFR, encoded by the coding sequence ATGAAAATGTTTATCGAACCGCCTGCCATTTATTTGCATCGTGATGCTGTGGATTTTCGTAAATCCATCGATGGCCTCGTGACCATTGTTGAAGCTGAATTAGCACATGATGCCTATACTGGCGCACTATTTGTGTTTTGTAATAAAGCTAAAAATAAGCTCAAATTGCTGTATTGGGATAAAACGGGGTTTGCTCTTTGGTATAAACGGCTAGAAAAGCAAAGATTTAAATGGCCCTGTAACGTTGACCATCAAGCTTACTGCTTAACTGAGCAGGAGCTCTCATGGTTGTTATCAGGCTTTGATGTGATTGGACATGAGTCACTACACTATCAGTCTTTTCGTTAA
- a CDS encoding nucleotidyltransferase domain-containing protein, whose product MTIEQSQHFQQLKALAVNQSEVAVLWLYGSQAKGNASEHSDWDLAVAFDPVKADSVLDTRIRPELLAMDWQRALGLAEGKLSVVDINLAPIPLAFGIINANTLIFSRDDGRRMQEESRIMSQMELDYSAQSQ is encoded by the coding sequence ATGACTATCGAACAGAGCCAGCACTTCCAACAACTAAAAGCCTTAGCCGTAAACCAGTCAGAGGTGGCAGTATTATGGCTGTATGGTTCGCAGGCGAAAGGAAATGCTAGCGAACATAGCGATTGGGATTTAGCCGTTGCTTTCGATCCGGTGAAAGCAGACAGTGTGCTTGATACTCGTATTAGACCTGAGTTGCTCGCTATGGATTGGCAAAGGGCACTGGGGCTCGCAGAAGGCAAGCTGTCAGTGGTCGATATCAATCTTGCTCCTATCCCTCTTGCCTTCGGGATCATTAATGCAAACACACTTATCTTTAGTCGAGATGATGGTCGAAGAATGCAAGAAGAGTCTCGCATTATGTCGCAAATGGAACTCGATTATTCCGCCCAAAGCCAATAA
- the rfbD gene encoding dTDP-4-dehydrorhamnose reductase, which translates to MSINKGCELMRVLITGCQGQIGCYLTEQLKSSHNHTVFALARNDLDITDRGAVNAVVAEFRPIIIINAAAYTAVDQAEVERELAYAVNRDGAKFLAEAAQQVGAAILHISTDYVFDGSKDGEYLDTDVTMPLSVYGASKLAGEQAVAQACTKHIILRTSWAFGIYGHNFVKTMLRLGASRDSVSIVDDQFGGPTYAGDIAQVLISMAMRIAKGDAVEYGVYHYSGMPYVSWYEFAAIVLDAAYAQGVITVKPHLERLNSAQYPTLAQRPKNSRLDSTNIRTHFGIEPSDWLVALQSLERYV; encoded by the coding sequence ATGAGCATAAATAAAGGTTGTGAATTGATGCGTGTATTAATCACTGGATGTCAGGGGCAAATCGGTTGTTACCTCACCGAGCAACTGAAATCCAGTCACAACCATACGGTATTTGCGCTGGCTCGCAATGACCTTGATATTACGGATAGAGGTGCGGTCAACGCTGTGGTGGCTGAGTTTAGGCCGATCATCATTATTAATGCGGCGGCCTATACAGCGGTTGATCAAGCTGAAGTTGAGCGTGAGTTGGCTTATGCGGTGAATCGCGATGGTGCCAAATTCCTAGCTGAAGCCGCGCAGCAGGTCGGTGCGGCAATCCTACACATTTCAACGGATTATGTGTTTGATGGCAGTAAGGATGGTGAATATCTCGACACTGATGTCACCATGCCACTAAGTGTCTATGGTGCCAGTAAACTGGCCGGAGAGCAGGCAGTCGCGCAAGCCTGCACTAAACATATCATTCTGCGAACGTCTTGGGCGTTTGGAATTTATGGCCATAATTTTGTTAAAACCATGCTGCGGCTAGGCGCCAGTCGAGACAGCGTAAGTATTGTTGATGATCAGTTTGGTGGCCCCACGTATGCGGGGGATATTGCTCAGGTGCTAATTAGCATGGCCATGCGGATAGCCAAAGGTGATGCCGTCGAATATGGGGTGTATCATTATTCAGGTATGCCCTATGTAAGCTGGTACGAATTTGCCGCAATAGTGCTTGATGCCGCCTATGCTCAAGGGGTTATCACAGTAAAGCCTCATCTTGAGCGCCTTAACAGCGCACAATACCCGACATTAGCGCAGCGGCCTAAGAACTCACGATTAGATAGCACTAACATACGCACTCACTTCGGCATTGAGCCTAGTGATTGGCTGGTGGCGTTGCAAAGCCTAGAGCGCTATGTGTGA
- a CDS encoding DUF86 domain-containing protein, whose protein sequence is MPDNAYITSLRLSLSCYQAELEELRQLLSQRALSNLEYRAAERTLQVSIEACIGIAKHWAKALAGHSPQDAYQAFEILCQRGAQPPDELNGWRKVIGLRNALVHDYLNIDPEIIRSVIAQGYSDKLFVFAEQGLGWLSRHSG, encoded by the coding sequence ATGCCGGATAATGCCTATATTACCTCATTGCGTTTAAGCCTTAGCTGCTATCAAGCTGAGCTTGAAGAATTGCGTCAATTACTTAGTCAGCGTGCTTTATCTAATCTTGAATATCGTGCTGCAGAGCGGACGTTACAGGTATCAATTGAAGCCTGTATCGGTATTGCGAAACATTGGGCTAAGGCACTTGCTGGACATAGTCCGCAGGATGCCTATCAAGCATTTGAGATCTTGTGTCAACGAGGGGCACAACCGCCTGATGAATTGAATGGTTGGCGTAAAGTGATAGGACTTCGTAATGCACTCGTTCATGATTATTTAAATATCGACCCTGAAATAATCCGCAGTGTCATAGCTCAAGGTTATAGCGATAAACTATTTGTTTTTGCAGAGCAGGGGCTCGGGTGGTTATCGCGGCACAGTGGTTAA
- a CDS encoding IS66 family insertion sequence element accessory protein TnpB: MKTFRDQLQWQELILAQQQSGLNISTYWRKHKLSTSSFYAYKKRFAPTESAFLCANISQRKVTDHKVTQLHLPHSTSPSFLAQLLRELSS, from the coding sequence ATGAAAACCTTTCGTGATCAGCTGCAGTGGCAAGAGCTCATTCTTGCGCAGCAACAAAGTGGCTTAAATATCAGCACTTATTGGCGTAAACACAAATTATCGACATCTAGCTTTTATGCTTACAAAAAGCGCTTTGCACCGACTGAGAGCGCGTTTCTGTGTGCCAACATTTCACAACGCAAAGTCACCGACCATAAAGTGACCCAACTGCATTTACCTCACTCAACCTCGCCGAGTTTTCTCGCACAATTATTGCGAGAACTCTCCTCATGA
- the rfbA gene encoding glucose-1-phosphate thymidylyltransferase RfbA — protein sequence MKGIVLAGGSGTRLYPLTRGVSKQLLPVYDKPMIYYPLSTLMLAGIRDILVITTPEDNASFQRLLGDGSEFGIRLEYAVQPSPDGIAQALIIAEDFIGQDNVCLILGDNIFFGQSFSVTLRNAVNKRHGATIFGYQVKDPERFGVVQFDLNMNALSIEEKPAVPQSNYAVTGLYFFDSRAIDFAKSLTPSARNELEITELNQLYLHDNSLTVELLGRGFAWLDTGTHQSLHQASSFVQTIESVQGLKVACLEEIAWRNGWLTDEQVLTLAQPMLKNEYGQYLTRLVHEHK from the coding sequence ATGAAAGGTATTGTCTTAGCTGGTGGCTCAGGAACGCGCCTTTACCCATTAACTCGGGGGGTCTCTAAACAGCTGTTGCCCGTCTATGATAAACCGATGATTTATTACCCATTATCAACATTAATGTTGGCGGGTATTCGTGACATTTTAGTCATCACCACTCCTGAAGATAATGCCAGTTTCCAACGATTATTAGGCGATGGTAGCGAGTTTGGGATCCGTCTTGAGTATGCTGTGCAGCCAAGTCCGGATGGAATTGCACAAGCCTTGATTATTGCTGAAGATTTTATTGGCCAAGACAATGTGTGTTTAATTTTGGGGGATAATATTTTCTTCGGTCAATCATTTAGTGTCACCCTTCGTAACGCCGTTAATAAACGCCACGGGGCGACCATATTTGGTTATCAAGTGAAAGATCCTGAGCGATTTGGGGTGGTGCAATTTGATCTCAATATGAACGCGCTATCCATTGAAGAAAAACCGGCCGTTCCCCAATCCAATTATGCGGTTACCGGGCTCTACTTTTTTGATAGTCGCGCCATTGATTTCGCTAAGTCACTCACCCCATCAGCAAGGAATGAGCTTGAAATTACAGAGCTAAATCAGTTGTATTTGCATGATAACAGTCTAACAGTCGAACTGTTAGGTCGAGGGTTTGCTTGGCTCGATACTGGCACTCATCAAAGCCTGCATCAAGCTTCCAGTTTTGTGCAAACCATAGAAAGCGTTCAAGGATTAAAAGTGGCTTGCCTTGAAGAAATCGCTTGGCGCAATGGCTGGTTGACGGATGAGCAAGTGCTAACACTCGCGCAGCCGATGCTGAAGAATGAATACGGTCAGTATTTAACGCGCTTAGTGCATGAGCATAAATAA
- the rfbB gene encoding dTDP-glucose 4,6-dehydratase, with protein MKFLVTGGAGFIGSAVVRHIIHNTQDSVINLDKLTYAGNLESLISVDNNPRYAFEQVDIANRAELDRVFTLHQPDVVMHLAAESHVDRSISGPNDFIQTNIVGTYTLLEAARHYWRELDVKRQAMFRFHHISTDEVYGDLPHPNDSATELPLFTETTSYAPSSPYSASKAASDHLVRAWQRTYGLPTIVSNCSNNYGPYHFPEKLIPVVILNALAGKPLPIYGKGDQIRDWLFVDDHARALYKVATEGVVGETYNIGGHNEKANIEVVQTICRLLEELAPTKPAGFNQYLDLITYVGDRPGHDVRYAIDASKIERELGWKPVESFDSGIRKTVEWYLSNHQWCSRVLDGSYSRQPGGAN; from the coding sequence ATGAAATTTTTGGTCACCGGTGGCGCGGGGTTTATTGGCTCTGCCGTCGTTAGGCATATTATCCACAATACCCAAGATAGCGTCATTAATCTTGATAAACTGACGTATGCTGGCAATCTTGAATCGCTAATCAGTGTTGATAACAATCCCCGGTACGCGTTTGAGCAGGTTGATATTGCTAACCGAGCTGAGCTAGATAGGGTGTTTACCCTGCATCAACCTGATGTCGTAATGCATTTGGCAGCAGAGTCGCATGTTGATCGCTCCATTAGCGGCCCTAATGATTTCATTCAGACAAATATAGTTGGCACTTACACGTTATTAGAAGCCGCGCGCCACTATTGGCGAGAGCTTGACGTTAAACGCCAAGCTATGTTTCGTTTCCATCATATTTCGACCGATGAAGTGTATGGGGATCTGCCTCATCCTAACGACTCGGCCACTGAGCTGCCGCTCTTTACTGAAACCACGTCTTACGCACCCAGCAGCCCATATTCTGCATCTAAAGCCGCGAGTGATCACTTAGTGCGGGCTTGGCAACGCACTTATGGTTTACCGACAATCGTCAGCAACTGCTCTAATAACTATGGCCCTTATCATTTTCCTGAGAAGCTCATCCCTGTGGTGATATTGAATGCGCTCGCAGGTAAGCCGTTACCTATTTATGGTAAAGGTGATCAAATTCGTGACTGGTTATTTGTCGACGATCATGCGCGGGCACTGTATAAAGTCGCCACCGAAGGGGTTGTGGGCGAAACCTATAATATTGGCGGCCATAATGAGAAAGCTAACATTGAGGTGGTGCAAACCATTTGTCGCTTGCTCGAAGAGTTGGCACCGACCAAACCCGCCGGTTTTAACCAGTATCTTGACCTCATCACTTATGTGGGCGATCGCCCCGGGCATGATGTTCGCTATGCGATTGATGCATCTAAGATTGAACGTGAGTTAGGCTGGAAGCCAGTAGAAAGCTTTGATAGCGGTATTCGTAAAACCGTTGAATGGTATCTCAGTAACCATCAATGGTGCTCGCGAGTATTAGATGGCTCATACTCTCGACAGCCTGGTGGCGCTAACTAA
- a CDS encoding type II toxin-antitoxin system Phd/YefM family antitoxin → MIRPILADNATSISELKKNPMAVVEGADGFPVAVLNRNQPAFYCVPAEAYELLMDKLEDIELAQLVRERQHSDEVEVSLNDL, encoded by the coding sequence ATGATACGTCCAATTCTTGCAGATAATGCAACGAGCATCAGCGAGCTAAAGAAAAATCCAATGGCGGTAGTCGAGGGTGCCGATGGTTTTCCTGTTGCTGTTTTGAATAGAAATCAGCCAGCTTTTTATTGCGTCCCTGCCGAGGCATATGAGCTGTTAATGGACAAGCTGGAAGATATTGAATTAGCTCAGTTGGTTCGCGAGCGTCAGCATTCAGATGAGGTCGAGGTTTCTTTGAATGACTTATAA
- a CDS encoding type II toxin-antitoxin system RelE/ParE family toxin — MTYKLVFKVEAEKEWKKLDPTIKVKFKKRVLERLDNPHVPSSKLSGMQNCYKIKLRSAGYRLVYEVRDEQIIVSVVSVGKRERNEVFKNAIKRI; from the coding sequence ATGACTTATAAGCTGGTATTTAAGGTTGAAGCCGAGAAAGAGTGGAAAAAGCTAGACCCAACAATCAAAGTAAAGTTTAAAAAAAGAGTATTAGAGAGGCTTGATAATCCACATGTGCCATCATCCAAGCTAAGTGGAATGCAAAATTGCTACAAAATCAAGCTGCGTAGTGCTGGTTATCGCTTAGTTTATGAAGTTAGAGATGAGCAAATTATTGTATCAGTTGTATCTGTGGGTAAGCGGGAGCGTAATGAAGTATTTAAGAATGCAATAAAGCGTATTTAA
- a CDS encoding DUF1778 domain-containing protein, translating to MATARLDIRLDEEIKAKAEKASALLGLKSLTEYVVRLMDENATHVIEEHESLMVKDSLFDEFMVACNKVKAPNQALLEAVKFTEKSGIK from the coding sequence ATGGCAACGGCACGTTTAGATATCCGCCTTGATGAAGAAATCAAGGCAAAAGCCGAAAAAGCATCGGCTTTACTTGGTTTAAAAAGTCTCACTGAATATGTGGTGAGACTTATGGATGAAAATGCGACTCATGTTATTGAGGAGCATGAAAGTCTTATGGTTAAAGACAGTCTTTTTGACGAGTTTATGGTTGCGTGTAATAAAGTAAAAGCACCGAATCAAGCTTTGCTTGAAGCTGTTAAATTTACAGAAAAGAGCGGTATCAAGTGA
- the rfbC gene encoding dTDP-4-dehydrorhamnose 3,5-epimerase yields the protein MKIINTRIPEVKIIEPKVFSDDRGFFMETWNQAKFEQAVTGKPCHFVQDNHSRSCQGVLRGLHYQTEHSQGKLVRVIAGEVFDVAVDLRQSSPTFGLWVGVIISADNGRQLWIPPGFAHGFYVLSPQAECVYKCTDYYHPQSEQCIVWNDPEVKIEWPLVAEPLLSEKDLDGVSFTAAIKFS from the coding sequence ATGAAGATTATTAATACCCGCATTCCAGAGGTGAAAATCATTGAGCCTAAGGTGTTCAGTGATGATCGTGGTTTTTTTATGGAAACATGGAATCAAGCTAAGTTTGAACAAGCCGTGACAGGTAAGCCTTGTCACTTTGTGCAAGATAATCACTCGCGCTCGTGCCAAGGTGTTCTTCGGGGATTGCATTATCAAACAGAGCACAGCCAAGGCAAGTTAGTCAGAGTGATTGCGGGTGAAGTGTTTGATGTTGCTGTCGATTTACGCCAATCATCCCCCACTTTTGGCCTGTGGGTTGGCGTTATTATTTCAGCTGACAATGGCCGCCAGCTGTGGATCCCACCAGGGTTTGCCCATGGCTTCTATGTTCTTAGCCCGCAGGCAGAATGCGTGTATAAGTGCACTGACTATTACCATCCGCAATCTGAGCAGTGTATTGTGTGGAATGACCCAGAGGTAAAGATTGAGTGGCCGTTAGTGGCTGAACCTTTGTTATCTGAAAAAGACTTAGATGGTGTGAGTTTTACTGCCGCCATAAAATTCTCTTAA